CACTCACGGGTGTGGAAAGGAGTGGCCGCGGGCCGCTCGGCCGGGAGTGCGACCACCGAGGAGTGCCACGTGCTCGTCACGGCACGGGAGTTGGGGCTCAGGGCAGTCAGGCTCATGGTCAGCTCTCCGGTTGATGGGGATTCGGCGGGTGCCGGGCCGGCGGGACGGCGTCGCGAGGCGGTCATGCGCTGGCAGCGAGGGCGGCCGGGCGTGTGACGGCGGGCTGCTGGAGAAGTCGGCGGGCGAGCGCGGCCGGGTCGCCGGTGTAGTGCAGGGTCTGCAGGCCGAACCGCTCGGCGGCTTCGACGTTCTCCAGCCGGTCGTCGACGAACAGGGTCTTTGCGGGGTCCGGCAGTCCGGCGGCTTCAAGCGCGGCCTCGTAGGCCCGCCTGTGGGGTTTGTTGGCTCCGATGCGGGCGGAGTAGACGGTCCGGCTGAACAAGGTGGCGCACCAGTCGGTGTCGTCGAGGACGTTTGCCAGCGGCTTGGGTGCGTTGGACAGGAGTACAAGACGCAGTCCGGTGGCGTGGGCTGTGCGCAGAAGGTCCAGCACGGCCGGGTCCGTGGCGGTCCACATGGCGATGTCGGCGGTGCCGAGGGCGGCCAGGAGGCTGCTGCCCGGGGCTGCGGTCCGCCCGTTGCGCAGCAGCCCGCTCCAGAAGGTGTGGGTGACGGCGATGCCCTCGTCAAAGGGTTCCCGCCGCTGCCAGAACGCCTGTTGGAAGGCGTGGGTCTCGTGGGGGTGCCATCCCGCGAGGTCGGCGAGCTGGGCCCACTGGGCGGAGGTGGGCTGGCGGCCGATGACCCCGTTGTAGTCGAGGATCACCGCCTCGAGGTCGGCGCCGTTGGGGGTGGTGGGCTTGGAGGCGGTCATCGAGACTCCAGGGCTCGGTAGGAGGCGAGGGCAACCGCCGCCGCCAGGACGACGGGCAGGGCCAGTGCGGTGGTCAGGCTGGTGAGCGAGGCGATCGCTCCGATGGCGGCCGGTCCGGCGAGCAGGCCGAGGTAGCCGGCACTGGCGACCGTGCCCACGGCACGCGGTCCTCCTCGTCCGGCGGCTGTGATGAGGGCCGGCATGGCTGTGGACAGGCCGGCGCCGAGGGCCATCCAGCCGAGCAGGGCGGCCGGGGCGCTGCCGGCGATCAGTGCGGCACCGAGTCCGGCGGCGCCCAGCGCTGCGCCAACGCGCACCAGGACGGGTGCTCCGTAACGGCTGGTCAGCCGGTCTCCTGCGAGCCGGCCCGCACTCATGGCGGCGCTGTAGAGGGCGTAGGCGGCCGCCGCTGTTGCCTCGGAGCTGTGGAGGGAGTGCAGGTGAACTGCCGACCAGTCGGCGGCAGCGCCTTCAGCCAGCAGGCATGCAGCGGCCAGGGCGCCGAGCAGCCAGACAGTGGCGTGGGCAGTCTGCGCGGGCTTGACCTTGTCCGGGACTGCTTCGGGGCGCTGGGGCGCGTGATCGAGGGAAGTTGACGCCCGTACGCCCGGAACGGCGATGACCGCGGCGAGCACCGTGAAGGCGCCGACCATCGCGAACAGCACGCTGTGGGGCATCCAGGTGGTCACGGCTGCGAGCGCGGCCCCGCACAGAGCGCCGATTGAGTAGGCGGCGTGCAGCCCGGACATGATCGGCCTCTGGTAGGCGAGCTCGCAGTGGACGGCAGAGGCGTTGCAGCCGACGTCCAACAGCCCGTGGGCGATGCCGAAGACGACCGCGGCGGCGATCAGGGTCGGCAAGGTTCGGCACTGGCCGAGGAGGGCCAGACCGAGGCCGAAGACCATGGCGGGGACGATCAGCAGCCGGGAGGGACCGTGCCGGTGGGCCAGGCGCCCGCCGAGCTGGAGTCCGGCGACCATGCCGGCTGCGGCACCGAGGAGGACGAGTGAGAGTTGGCCCGGCCCGAGGTGTGCCGTGCTCTGGACCGCGGGCAGCCTCGTGCCCCAGACCGCCATGGCGAGGCCCAGCACGGCGAAGACACCGAGCAGCAGTCGTCGGTCGTTTGTCGGTGGGGCGGACTGCTCGGCCGCAGCGATCGCGGTCATCGCTCGGCCCCTGTCGCGGGCGTGGGCCGGCCGGTCGCAATGGGAGACCAAGGTCGCTGGGAATCCCGCGGGTTGGGCCGCGTGGTGGTGTGTCTCATGGCGGTTCTCCGGTTCGGCGGTCAGGAAGCGGCGGGGACGGGGACGGCGGTCATGCGTGCGGCCGTGCGCCGATGGGTGAGCCCGGCGAGCGGCAGGCACAGGGCTGCGCCCACGGCGCCGGCGGCAAGGGTCGTGAGCGCGGCGAGAGCCCCACCGCCAGAGGTCAGGGAAACGGCTGCGACAACCGGGGCGACGATCACGGCGACGGCGAGGGTGGATCCCCAGATGCCTGCGTACAGGCCGCGGGCGGACTCGGGTGCGAGCTTGTTGAGGACATCGGATGCGGCAATGAAAAAGGCGATCTCGCCGGGAACGGCGGCGACCACGGCGAGGCTGTAGCCGAGGGTGGTATCGGCGAGGCCGGCGCTGCCCATGCCGACGCCCAGAACGAGCGAGCTAGCCGCGAGTGTGCCGATCATGGGCCTCTGTCCCCCGCAACGGCGGCTGAGCCACGGCGTGAGCAGGGGGGTGAGGGCGATCACCGTTGCGGCGTTGGCGACCTGCGTCCATCCATAGGCGGTGGCAGCCAAGCCGTCGTCCTCCATGAGCATCGGAAGCGCGGTGAACATCCCCGCCGCGCACGTCAGGGCGAAGACGCTCGCCGCCCACAGCAGCCACAACCGCGCGTCGCTGGCCACGGCCCGTAGGGGGATGCGGCTGGAGGGCGCAATTGCGGAAGGGGCGTCGGCGGGCAGGGAGCGGTGGGCGATGAAGGCGCATGCCCCGCACGCGGCGGCGTTGAGCCAGAACAGGATCTGGAAGCCGAGATGCGCGGCCAGAAAACCGCCGACCGCTCCGGTGAGGGCCGCACCGATGTTCACGGCGCCGTGGCGCCATCCGTTGACCGAGGCACGCTGCGCGTCGTCCGTGATGAGGTCGGCAATGAGCGCCGAGACAACCGGGCGCGCCGCGTCGTAGACGATGCCGGCGACGAGAGCCCCGGTGCACACGGCGGCGAAGTCGTGTGCCTGCGCCAGCAGCGGAAGGAGGACGGCGGCCGTCGCCATCGCGGTCACCAGGGTGCGGCGTCGGCCAAGGCGGTCGGCAGCCCATCCGGTCAGCACCTGGCCGAGGAGCCAGCCGATGCCGAAGACAGCGAGGACCTGGCCGACTCCCGCGGTGGTATAGCCCAGGTGCTTGAGGTGGTAACTGAGGAACGGGTACGCGAAGCCGAAGCTGCGTGCCACGAGCGTGGTGACGAGCAAGGCCCAGATAGCGGGCGGCCACGGGCGTGGGGCGGGTTGGGCGGGAACTTTGGCGGCGGACAGGGTGGTGGCTGACACAGACGCTCCAGGAAAAGCGGACGCGAGTCGTTCCGGGCGGGGCGGCCGGCGTCAGCTGGTTCGGGCGCCGGTGGATGTGGGGGGCGTCGTCGCGGACGACGCCCCCGCTGAGCAGCTGGCCCACGCCCGCGCCGGAAGGACACGGGGGGATCGCCCCCAGGGGGATGGGAGGGAGGCGCCTGGCTGCGTCTGATGCCCGGCTTGGCCGGGAACTTGAGCGGCGTCTACACGGTTGGGGACGCGCTGAAGTGCGTGGTCCGGTAGTCCTTGCCGTCGTTATTCCAGTCCAGCTGGATGAAGCCGTCGGCGAGGTATCGGCCGGAGCCGGCCTTGTACTTGAGGGTCCCGGTCGTGTAGCTGCCGTTGCCGGCCGTGTTGCCGTGCTCGAGCTTGTACTCGAGGCCGGTGTAGTTCGCCGCCTTCACGACGGGGTCGGTGCCCGAGACGGATTTCTTGGTCTGGAGATGGAAGCGGGCACCATCGAGTACGTCGGTCTGGTTGACGTACGACACGGGCCCCTCGAAGTCGACCTTGGCGTAGGTGTAGATGTAGCCGCCGGATCGCTTGGCGCACAGGTGGACGTCGAAGTTGTAGTTGTCGGCCCATGGCCCGGAGTAGGCCGGGTTGTCGACAGAGGCGCTGCTGGTCTTGCAGTGGTAGCTCGCCGCTGAGGCGGTGGTGGCGGTAAGGAGCGTGGTGCCGGTGACAGCGGCGGCGGCGAGAAGGGTGACGGCGGTGCGCATGAGCGCGGGCATGGTGGATTCCTCCAGGAGACGAGAGGGGTCGGCGGACCGTTGCGGTCTGGCCGGTGACAGGGATGGTGAGCGGGTGTAGGTTCTCGTCGCTCGTGTCTGCGGCGAGGCTGCGACCTGTGGGTTCTTGCGGTGTCTCACGCCGTGGCGAGCCGCTCGTTCTCGCCTTGCCCACGGGGCAACGCGGTCCCTTCGCTTCGGTCCCACTCGGTGCGCGCTGGCCCAGTGGCCTGTGCTGGTTCGATCCCAGTGGGACAGATGCGGTGTTGGGGCCGCTTGAGGAGGGTCTTCAGCACCCCTGCGTGCCCTTGGGCACCAACTTCTGGACGTAGACCCAGTTGACCCAGCCGACGGTGCCCTTCGGCAGACCGTTGCGGCTCTTGGCCCGCAGCTTGGCCTTGTACCAATAGCAGGCGCCGCCGGCGTTGCTCGTCGCGGTGACCGTGATCTTGTCGCCTGTGGCCACGAGCCCCTTGGACGTGTATCCCGTCCCCGGCCCGGTGCGATAGTTGACGCCGGAGGAGCCCACGATGGTCGTGTTGTAGTCGCGGACATTGTTCTCGGCGGCCGCCGAGGCAGGTGCTGCTGCCACGGCACCGGCAGCGATGAATGCGGTCGTCAGGGCGGCGGCCGTAGCGAGACGTGCTTGCATGAAGGTCTCCTGCGAGGGGGAACGGCCTAGGCCGCTCGGGGTGGTCGTAGGTTCACGTCGCTCGTGTCCTGCGGCGAGGCTGTGACCTGTGGGTTCTTGCGGTGCCTCACTCCGTGGCGAGCTGCCCGAGGGCGTCGCTGCCCGAGAAGTCTCAGCGCCGGCCACCGAGTGGCCACGGTTGGTGAGGATTGGCCACGAGCTGCGGGAACCTACAGAGGGGATGCGGGCCAGGTGGGTCAGCCGCCCAGCTGGTAGAGGCCGTCGTCGCGCACCCAGCCCTTGGTGCCCTTGGCGATGCCGGACTTGGAGCGCTGGGTGAGCTGGCTGTAGGCCCAGTCACCGCGACTGCACAACACGGTCAACTTGTCGCCCCGGTACAAGTAGCCGCGGCTGGTGTAGGCGGTGCCGGGGCCGGTGCGGTAGTTCCATGCGTTCTTGGCCACGGTGGCGCGATAGTTCGCCCAGTTGACGGTGCACTTGCTGTGTTCGCCGACGGCGTGTGCGGCCGGGGCGGTGGTGACGGTCAGGGCGGCAGCGGCCACGAGGGCGAGAGCGGCGGGCGCAGCCGAGCGGAGGGCGAGATTGCGGATCATCGGGAAGCGACCTTTCGGGACACAGAAGGAGGCGGGGTGTTGCCCGTCTCGGCCGGGGCGCAGCGACTGGCGGGTGCGGGTACCACCCCCGGCAGGACGGCGGGGTGTTGGCCGTCCTGCCGGGGACGGGAAGAGGCACGTCCGGTGGCGGGTGCGGAGGGCGGAGCGGCCAGGAGCAGGCGCGTGGGTAACGCCGGGCACAACACCGCTCAGGCTGGGGCTACTTGGGGATGGGCGGCGTGGGCGCCGGGTTGCTGTTGTAGGGGTTGGCGCACTGGTAGACCATGTAGCCGCGGACCTTCTTGCCGTCGCTCTTCCGCGTGACCGTTCCGCGGGTGTACCACTGCTTCTCGGCCTTCTTGTAGGCCCACTGGTCGTAGGCGACCTTGTCGCCGCGGTAGCCGATGCCCACCACCGTGGAGTTCTTTGCCGGCGCCTTGCGGATCTTGACCGCGCTGCAGGAGATCTTCGTGTGGCCGGTGTCGGCAGCCTGCGCCGTCGAGGCGGTGGCTACACCGCCGGCGGCGACGGCCAGGCCCACCGTCGTGGCCAGGAGGGTGTGCTTGACGCGCTGGGTTATCACCAGGGACTCCTTGGAGTGGAGGGAAACTTGGCCGGGCAGCCCGGCCCGGGCACTGCTTTGTGGGGGCGGATCGCTTCAGTGCTGCGCGGCGCGAAAGCGGCGGCAGGGCCGGCTTGTGGACCTGCCGGCACCTCGGCCGGGCATGCACCCGCGATCGGTGCGGGCAGCTGGACCACGACCGGATCAGTCCAACTGCATGGGCACGCAGTCGTAGGCGTACTTCGCGGCGACCCAGCCGCTGGCGTTCTTGGCCAGCCCTG
This sequence is a window from Streptomyces sp. NBC_00582. Protein-coding genes within it:
- a CDS encoding SH3 domain-containing protein, whose protein sequence is MQARLATAAALTTAFIAAGAVAAAPASAAAENNVRDYNTTIVGSSGVNYRTGPGTGYTSKGLVATGDKITVTATSNAGGACYWYKAKLRAKSRNGLPKGTVGWVNWVYVQKLVPKGTQGC
- a CDS encoding MFS transporter; translated protein: MTAIAAAEQSAPPTNDRRLLLGVFAVLGLAMAVWGTRLPAVQSTAHLGPGQLSLVLLGAAAGMVAGLQLGGRLAHRHGPSRLLIVPAMVFGLGLALLGQCRTLPTLIAAAVVFGIAHGLLDVGCNASAVHCELAYQRPIMSGLHAAYSIGALCGAALAAVTTWMPHSVLFAMVGAFTVLAAVIAVPGVRASTSLDHAPQRPEAVPDKVKPAQTAHATVWLLGALAAACLLAEGAAADWSAVHLHSLHSSEATAAAAYALYSAAMSAGRLAGDRLTSRYGAPVLVRVGAALGAAGLGAALIAGSAPAALLGWMALGAGLSTAMPALITAAGRGGPRAVGTVASAGYLGLLAGPAAIGAIASLTSLTTALALPVVLAAAVALASYRALESR
- a CDS encoding HAD-IA family hydrolase — its product is MTASKPTTPNGADLEAVILDYNGVIGRQPTSAQWAQLADLAGWHPHETHAFQQAFWQRREPFDEGIAVTHTFWSGLLRNGRTAAPGSSLLAALGTADIAMWTATDPAVLDLLRTAHATGLRLVLLSNAPKPLANVLDDTDWCATLFSRTVYSARIGANKPHRRAYEAALEAAGLPDPAKTLFVDDRLENVEAAERFGLQTLHYTGDPAALARRLLQQPAVTRPAALAASA
- a CDS encoding MFS transporter, encoding MLVTTLVARSFGFAYPFLSYHLKHLGYTTAGVGQVLAVFGIGWLLGQVLTGWAADRLGRRRTLVTAMATAAVLLPLLAQAHDFAAVCTGALVAGIVYDAARPVVSALIADLITDDAQRASVNGWRHGAVNIGAALTGAVGGFLAAHLGFQILFWLNAAACGACAFIAHRSLPADAPSAIAPSSRIPLRAVASDARLWLLWAASVFALTCAAGMFTALPMLMEDDGLAATAYGWTQVANAATVIALTPLLTPWLSRRCGGQRPMIGTLAASSLVLGVGMGSAGLADTTLGYSLAVVAAVPGEIAFFIAASDVLNKLAPESARGLYAGIWGSTLAVAVIVAPVVAAVSLTSGGGALAALTTLAAGAVGAALCLPLAGLTHRRTAARMTAVPVPAAS
- a CDS encoding SH3 domain-containing protein, whose protein sequence is MIRNLALRSAAPAALALVAAAALTVTTAPAAHAVGEHSKCTVNWANYRATVAKNAWNYRTGPGTAYTSRGYLYRGDKLTVLCSRGDWAYSQLTQRSKSGIAKGTKGWVRDDGLYQLGG